A window of Borrelia sp. A-FGy1 contains these coding sequences:
- a CDS encoding flagellar protein FlbA, whose protein sequence is MIDLIFKKKKFEKILVVKTYNKKFSEINLMNINDDILKIEKFIDAIPNYIKELNNVDILYKKSCLDFLIYKKREKLKSLVKLKSEYDKYHSAYLENYKEEKRIKILIKILNDTIIKEKEKKESSFLDEYINYEVYKKLGTNNE, encoded by the coding sequence TTGATTGATTTAATTTTTAAAAAGAAAAAATTTGAAAAAATATTAGTTGTTAAAACTTATAATAAGAAATTTAGTGAAATTAATTTAATGAATATAAATGACGATATTTTAAAAATAGAAAAATTTATTGATGCAATTCCTAACTATATAAAAGAACTAAATAATGTAGATATTCTTTATAAAAAGAGTTGTTTAGATTTTTTAATTTATAAAAAGAGAGAAAAATTAAAGAGTCTTGTAAAGTTAAAAAGTGAATATGATAAATATCATAGTGCTTATTTAGAAAATTATAAAGAAGAAAAGAGGATCAAAATATTAATAAAAATTTTAAATGATACTATAATTAAGGAGAAAGAAAAAAAAGAAAGTTCATTTTTAGATGAATATATTAACTATGAAGTTTATAAAAAATTAGGGACTAATAATGAATAG